A section of the Elizabethkingia anophelis R26 genome encodes:
- a CDS encoding AraC family transcriptional regulator, whose protein sequence is MSTELSRIQKTIAYIEENFAREITSGEIEDITCYSYRNFQRVFMKLFGETLSGFQKRLRLENAYKKLLYTTEKISSIALEVGYYNLQSFSKAFHKQYGIPPAEARKNKTEIFSSFFEKDDLSLDYEIVYKKSIEVYVKGIKSRNYNTEEINILWEEIEKETDFESAYGIVTDQPLITSEEYCRYDAAIEEQPQTEGYQKKTIFGRKYVRFAHKGSFDNLLDAYGMFYRFWLADNPFTLDNSPVIEEYLLSESGEYTTYIYFPLHI, encoded by the coding sequence GTGTCAACTGAACTTAGCAGAATACAAAAAACCATTGCCTATATCGAAGAAAACTTCGCCAGAGAGATCACTTCTGGAGAGATAGAAGACATTACCTGTTACTCTTACCGGAATTTTCAACGGGTATTCATGAAGTTATTCGGAGAAACTCTTTCCGGATTTCAGAAACGTCTTCGTCTGGAAAATGCCTATAAAAAACTTCTTTATACTACTGAAAAAATCTCGTCTATTGCTTTGGAAGTAGGCTATTATAATCTCCAGTCTTTTTCAAAAGCTTTCCATAAACAGTATGGTATTCCTCCGGCTGAAGCACGAAAAAATAAGACTGAAATATTCAGTTCTTTTTTCGAAAAAGATGATCTGTCTCTTGATTATGAAATTGTCTATAAGAAAAGTATCGAAGTATATGTTAAAGGAATAAAGTCCCGAAATTACAATACAGAAGAAATTAATATACTGTGGGAAGAGATTGAAAAGGAAACGGATTTTGAATCGGCTTATGGTATAGTAACAGATCAGCCTCTTATAACCAGTGAAGAATATTGCCGTTATGATGCTGCAATAGAAGAACAGCCCCAGACAGAAGGATACCAGAAGAAAACAATTTTCGGAAGAAAGTATGTGCGATTCGCCCATAAAGGAAGTTTTGACAATTTGTTGGATGCTTATGGTATGTTTTATCGTTTCTGGCTTGCAGACAATCCTTTTACATTAGATAATTCTCCTGTAATTGAAGAATATCTGCTTTCTGAATCCGGAGAGTATACAACTTATATTTATTTTCCTTTACATATATAA